The nucleotide window TCATCGTGGCAATTATCTGCATCGTCATTGGAATAACCGTCGCTGCCTTATTAAGTACATCACCATCTGCAAGCTTGGTGAGCTACCGAGGTAGCACACAACTAATAAGCAATACCAATGCATTTGGATTTTATGGCAACCCTCAATTCAACTTCGGTTCTGGAATTTGGTGTGGAATCTGGGTAAGACGATCACTTTCACTCGTCTGCGCTATTTGAATCATTCTAACGAGCTAACATACCTGCATCTGCACAACGTTGAAACATTGAAAAGTCCAGCAAATACATTCAATGAGATGCTGCAAAATTTTACGTCCCCGGACCAATGTTGAAGAAACACgtttttaatcaaattgagtttttatttgtcatGAAAACGTCACATGTGTTTTTATAGATTCTCATATCCGGTGCTTTGGCTGTAGCTGCCGGTGGCAGTGGATCCTCAGTTTGTCTCGTGAGTTTTATATACTTTGTACAGGGCAGTTATTCGGTTTTTGAGCTGCTCtgtgaaaaaatttacaatataaAATCCATTATTTAAATTAAGTACTTTTTTCAAGGTGAACTGCCATATTGGATTTGGTGTTGTCGGTGCCATCCTATCACTGTTACTAACAGCTTCCGCTGCCATCATCAGTCCTTTGCTGTTAGCAGCAGTTGTAAGTCATATAGAGCAAatcgtttttcattttaatgacgtttgcttttatatttttaccttaatttttttttttttttttttttcttgtatgttcaaaacaaaagttataaaGATCTTGACGTGTTTTGTTTGGTTGTTCGTCTCTTGCGTATACGTTTTTTGCTAAACTGGGCTGAAGTTCTTTTTCCTTTCAGCTTGGTGTTGGTCCCTTGGCCACCATTGCTTGGCTCCATGTTGTACTGGCTGTATTGGGTTTCATAGCATTCATTCTTCTGATCATTAGCACCTCCTTCGGATGTTGCTCGTCGCCAAACAATTGCTGTGCTTGTTGCTGTGGAATGCAACAGGTGAGGTTATTTGGAAGCTGTACTTAGCCCTCACATTGGgttgaaatttcatttttctttcctTGTTGCGTTGCAGTCAGCAGCTTATCCGGGCCAGCCAATGCAAACATTTGGACAAAATTCAGAAGCAGATGTATGAAGACAAGAATGTATAAAGATCTttatctttttcttctttacaGTTTTTCTCTTcccttttaaattttcagtgaTAAAGTGTATTTTccattgtaatttttcaatgtaaTTTCAATGAATTCCTTtaattaaacataaacaattccgtaaattgtttattttaacttgCCATGACCTTATCTGCTTTGGATTAATTTAGTCTTAGTCGTTAAGAGCTTGGTCTTTATTTAACCCTAATTCTTGCCTGCTCGTAATTGCTTTTGATTTTATAGGGTTCCATCGAACAGTTGACTGTGTGTGTTAGCCTACAAGGTATCTTCATCTTGTTTTAAGTAGCATGTAAGTAATCACCCTCTTGGCTGAATAAAAGAAGCTTTCATTAATTTGTAACATTATATTTTTCGAAAAGTATCTTGAGGTTTATAATCATCAGTTATAAAGCTTAACTTTTGCATTTtcctaaacatttttttgtacaaTTGTGTTTCCTGTCTAACAATACTTATTGCagtattttcattaaaatactTATATGTTGCTTTCATGTTGTAATTATTCCACTCATGTTCAGTAAAAAGTACTTATCAAGTACATGTTGtatgattaattatattttcacCAATTAAAAAAACTCGGTTATTATAATAATGAGTCGGAGCCAGTGTCGTTAATCTCATTGTAAGTTTGTACAATAAGTCGACTTATGATTAACTTTGACAGGATAAACAAGAACGGGAATTCACGGTTAtaaccatatatatatatttctcATTGCACAACATTGCTCTTGCTGAACAACGCACGTCACAGCCCTTGTTGAGATCCGCGCTTGCAAATAAGGACGTTTCGTGATTGCTGGTCATATACTGGGTTTTGgtttttatttgtagtttttcGTTTTATGCAAAAAACTTATGACATGCTTGTTTTCCAAATGCAGAACTGGTTTCAAAAAAACAGAATGCAGTCATTCACAAAAATTCCATCACCATACTAAACGTGACGTCACCACCAAAAGTGTAAAAACACGTGACTTGAGACCTATTTCATTAGAGACCGGTCTCTTTAGTGACACAGGAAAATTACTACGTTTGGTTTACTTTGCTCAAAACCTCTGCGTCGTTTTCTTGTTTCCTACTGCTTAGGTGCAGATATAGCGGCCCATGTTATTTCAAAACTAACTAATTGCCCAAACCAACCCAAAGTctcaaaattattaaaaagtaTCGGAACTGTGGACAGTGTTTAATTACTGGGCTGCTGTCGTTCGCATAGGGTTGAAATTATTTTGGCATATAGATGCACTTATACTTACGGCTTCCCGCTGTCATCtaaatataattgaaaattataGCAACTTATGAATGAGTAGCCAGGCAAATTGAAATGGGATGCAATTGGGAGATTCTACTCGTGAAAATTACCAGCAAATGCGCCTCCATGACGTGTTTGGGTTTTGCGGAAATAATAAATTGAATATCATTAGGCCTATGGTTAACCCCGAACAGGAATGCAATACAGCATGTATACGATACAGCAATCATTAAAACAGTGCCAACTTCTTTGTTTCGTCATGTTAAAGTAAAATTAGCAAAAAGGGATCATCattcaaacaagttttttgtaTAGGTTATATAAAGTGAtttcaccaaattttaagCCCTTTTTACCTACAATTTGCATGCAAGCTTTCGTATACAAAAGAACGTCAGCTGTTTACTCTTTTCAACcaaaaacgttaaaaaaagtattgtattttaaactaaaagtattttaaaccaagtattttagtatttttagtaaagtattttaaaccaaaaaaaactaTGTTACATTCACGAGCAGGTGTTTTATTTTCTGAGACAAgaacttttactttttacgAAAATTAAGAAAAGAACATATCAAGaacgttaaaaaatatttcctattcgacttttaaaacaagcaattttttttagatataaaattgcatcaagtttgtaaacaatgtGCATGGCATATCGTGCATAGATAATACAATAAGAAGGCGACATATGACACGAATCGCATAAGTAACAGGTTAAAATGTAATGAAGCAGCGTTGATTGAAGTGCTCGTGTGGATATATGATGACATATTTGTTTATGGCATTGATATATTACTATGACCCCTAAATCAGGGCGTTATAGCTTACTCTGTACGAAGGTGAAAACTCTTTTCAGTTGTCACCGACTTGATGATAAGCTGGTGGAAGATCATAATGGTCGTGAGAACAACTCGGACTTTCTCCGCTCGTGTCGTTCACGTGAACGTCAAACGTTGTCGAGTCTCGTTTTGTGTCTGAAATCACATCGGCTTTTAGTTCCACTTTCTTCGGCGATGGATGCTCGTTTTTTCCGGCAGAAACTCCCAACACTCCGGGAGCCTCTAAGGTGAGAGTTGTTTCTGCTGTCTTCGATGTGGTTGCCACCAAACTGTGATGGTTTCCAAAGTCTGCAATACCAGGCGCCGCCGCGCCAGTGACGGTTGACGTTAGGACGATTTCTTGAAATAGGGCCGAACTGTGGTTGTgaggtttcttttttatggTCAGACGCTTGCGGTAGctaaaaaccaaaataaatattgttttactaTTGCTTCTTGAATGGAATGATAAGTATCTACAGCttataaattaataatttatctttaaaagTCCCACTTGCCGCAAAGTCAAccaaaacaactaaaatatttcaacataacacaaatggaaaaaattcgaaaagaaaaaagaaccGAAAATCGAAAGAGTTTAAGGCTACACCAAGCAATGCCTATTACCTGGAGGCACTTATCACAAACCACTCACCATCTGTACACCACAAAGAAAATGTATCCAAACATCAATATGAAAAGTATCATGGCAAGAAAGGACATCCACGTGATCAGATGATGTGAGACGTGATGTTCATCCCCGTGATGAGTTGAATTGCCGTGATGAGTGGAGTTGCCGTGATGTGATGACTCCCCATGATGGGTGGAATTGTCATGATGTGATTCACTTTGACCCGTGATATGAGTAGCGTAGGTGGTGTTGGACATTTTTCCTATCAACTGGTATTAAGAAAATTTACCCTTCAAGCTTTGCTGAGCTTCGAGAAGTTCATTGAAGGCtggtttaattttaatgaCACGTGATAAGGTCTTCGGTTCAGTAACAAGAGGGTCACTTGAAACATTTGGCAGCTGACTTGCCGGTATCATTCACCTATAACCTAAATGGTTAAAACAAACTGTGTTTAACACTCTTGGCGTTTGCTACAAAAACTGCATGAACCAGTGGAAGAGCCATAGCAGaaatttctaaagaaaaattgtGTGACGCTATAGTTGCCAcacaaaatagtttttctATTAACTCAGGTTGACTAACGACATAAAAATCTTACTTCATGGGGCTCatgaaaaaattcaatttatgataaaattatcTTCATGCTTTTTTGACATGTACCTTCCGCTTACCCCCTTTAATTTTGCTCCATTTCGCTTTTATCAGGGAGCCATGACCCTGATTAGGAATCACTGCTCTATGCCAACTTACTGTAGATTAACAAATCTTATTTATATCTTATGCCTTCCTTTGTTCAACATTTTATCAACAAGCTACATTCAATCGCTGCTGATTGTATACAACATCAACAAAGCATGTCTGTGATTTAACCATCCTAATATCATCAATAACTATCGTTTTATTTGTAAACGAACGAACACGGGACATAATATAATGCAGTGTTGCGGACGAAATGAAAGTAATTGAAGCGTTAAAGCAGGGTGCTTGTTGGTGAAGTGAAGCGCAATGAGGTTAAGCTGATCATTGTGGCCGTTTTTAGACAACAATTGCAACGCTTTTTACGTCAGCAGTGACAAAGCATTATATTTCGATCCATTTCAAAGATAATTCTACTCAAGTCGCCAAAATTATTCCTTCTTGTTCGCCCTCTGTAAATAACATACCGTGCACAACAAAAGAACTAAACAAATTAAGTAAACATTTGTTGAACAGTCGCCACTTTGTTCACTAAGAAATGTCAGTCCCTGTTTTGTCAAGACATATTGTTAGAAGTAATTCCCTGAAGTTTGTTGTGGTACCACAAACAGTTGCGGTTGTATGATGCTTTCCAAATTTATTTACAGTGAGTTAATAGTCAGTAAAAGCCCAGAAGTGTTCTTTGCAAATTCTAGTTAaatttgattattttcaaatttcaagcTTTCCAAGCCCTTTTCGGGTTATCTCAGTACGGCTAATCGCCATGGAAGTTTACCAAAAACTTACCGGCGTAGAAGTATTAATACGTGGTAATGGGACTGTACGAAGCGACCTATGCGCATGTTTTCACGTCCTGAGCTTTCTCGAAAGTGGTGGAAGCAATTCGCTTGATGCGAAGTAATACCACGCGTTAACAATGTGTTGTTTAATATACAATATAACTTAGATAGTCTGTGCGACGGCGGATGTCTGTCAGTAACAGAGGCACAACCGTGACGTATTTAATGCCCTGTAATCGTGACATAACTAAATCATCATTCAAGACGTGACGTGATACGGCCTGCTACTTACATCTGCGAAACTGCTAAGTTGGTAAAAACGCTTTATTAAGCATGCTTATGTTCAACTAGTCTGATAGCAAGCCATGAACTAAACCTCACTTAGTTACAACCGTTATTTTTGTGCTCTAATAACACAcctgcataaaaataaaataaccaTACACAAGTTCCTGACTCACATCTTACTGCGGTAAACTTCAAAGTTAAACTAAGCTGCAAATTTACCAAGACATTTGTAGAAGCCGCTCTTACAAATCGAAAAGCGACTTGCAGCCTACCTTGTACATTGTTAAGTCGCAGCACGGCAACTGTCATACAATACAACACAAACTGTATCGCTCAAATTGACCAACATTCCCTTTTTCCATAGTTATCTGTCGATGTAAGTTTTTCAAGAAGGCTGCCAAGCTAATAGGTGGACTAAGAACAACCGCAATAAAAATACTATCCTAAAACTTCTTCCAAAGCTTACATGTTATGTCTAGTTTCTAACGTTTTCCGAAAGCCTACCATAGCTCTAGAAATGAGCTATAACGTATAATAATAGACACATATAGCTTCGTTATGTGCACAGGAAGCTTACAGGATTAGTCATGCAGAAAACGTACGAATCAGTCACGACTAAATTGGGAACAAAGCTAGTTGTTTAATGATTATTTCTACAACAAAAATTCACACAGTCTCAAATCAATACAATAGTCAACATTTCAAGAACTTTTTCATCCCGTTTGCAGCCTTTTCGTTGCAAAGTGGTCGCTGGTAACACAACAGCCCATCCATAGCCTACTGAATGAGCTATTTCATATTATACAAACTTATATGTAAATGCATTGCATTGCTATATGTCTGTGCTCTTTACTCAGGTCTGCAAACTACGAGACTGAATGAAGCCTTCAAAATCATGACTTTAACAGTTTTATTACCGCTCTGGCTTTAGAATATATGAGCCTTCTGGCAGTTTTCCTAGCACGTAAACCAGTGGTTTCAGTTGTCTAGAATTATACCATTCAGTCATGCGgcacatttcaaaacgttttatttgaAGCCAAGTTACAACAAAACGGTTGAGGGTACGCCAGGTAAAAACAACACCCAGTGTGAATCCAGACGTTATGTAAATGACCGAAAATCAGCAACGTGTAAAATTAACCCATGTTCTTCAACAAGAATTGACAGAAAATGGTCAAAACGACCAGCAGGGTTAAAGAAGATTTCAGCTTGGTTGTTCCTCCACCTCGGTTGCACCCGTCTGTATTTTAACAGGGAAGAAATATAACATACTATGTTTCTCAAATATTGCTAATCACAAAATTAACCAACTGCGGTTATAACCAGAATTATCAGCTGATAACATAACGTGATAACTAACTTACCATCCTACTAATAAAAACAGGTCACCTTTATTGCAAGTTGTCGTGAATGTTTCCAATCCTTGGTCGTCGGTCCCTTGTCCATCATTCGCTTTTGTGTCGGTACAGCCGTATTCGGTTCTAGTTGTCCGTCTCGTAAACACGACTGTGTATATATTGGgaaatcaaataaatttgtatttcCTTCAACAGGTTTTGTCTTCCTGCGTTGCTATACACCGGTGCAGTGACTCCCGCTAACAAAACGCTAGGATAACAGTAGTTTATGATGCTGATGTAGGCTAGTAAAGGAATCACCTACCTTTCTTAGTGACCACGATGCTACAAAAAGTTTGGTCGAAGTTACAACGGGTTGCTCGCGTGGTTTTGCAAGTATTAGAAGTTATTTGCCCTTCACCACCCTCAACTATGCTGCATTTGTAGCAACTGATTGCTTTTCCCACGACTGTATAAGGAAAACTTAAGTAAGAAGTTGTAGTATAAACAAACGGaactttaaaagaaaataataacagttgaaatttgaagaaatgctCTTACAGACTTATACACCCAC belongs to Clavelina lepadiformis chromosome 6, kaClaLepa1.1, whole genome shotgun sequence and includes:
- the LOC143462449 gene encoding uncharacterized protein LOC143462449; the protein is MLGKIKNISKHGLTLLVFMLFFVVVGKAISCYKCSIVEGGEGQITSNTCKTTRATRCNFDQTFCSIVVTKKVVFTRRTTRTEYGCTDTKANDGQGTDDQGLETFTTTCNKDGCNRGGGTTKLKSSLTLLVVLTIFCQFLLKNMG
- the LOC143463344 gene encoding uncharacterized protein LOC143463344, yielding MSNTTYATHITGQSESHHDNSTHHGESSHHGNSTHHGNSTHHGDEHHVSHHLITWMSFLAMILFILMFGYIFFVVYRCYRKRLTIKKKPHNHSSALFQEIVLTSTVTGAAAPGIADFGNHHSLVATTSKTAETTLTLEAPGVLGVSAGKNEHPSPKKVELKADVISDTKRDSTTFDVHVNDTSGESPSCSHDHYDLPPAYHQVGDN
- the LOC143462466 gene encoding uncharacterized protein LOC143462466 gives rise to the protein MSSFEGKTVTVTTVVQPEIKNKKAIRILGIIEIIVAIICIVIGITVAALLSTSPSASLVSYRGSTQLISNTNAFGFYGNPQFNFGSGIWCGIWILISGALAVAAGGSGSSVCLVNCHIGFGVVGAILSLLLTASAAIISPLLLAAVLGVGPLATIAWLHVVLAVLGFIAFILLIISTSFGCCSSPNNCCACCCGMQQSAAYPGQPMQTFGQNSEADV